In Salminus brasiliensis chromosome 24, fSalBra1.hap2, whole genome shotgun sequence, one genomic interval encodes:
- the LOC140547160 gene encoding histone H2B, with protein sequence MPEPAKSAPKKGSKKAVTKTAGKGGKKRRKSRKESYAIYVYKVLKQVHPDTGISSKAMGIMNSFVNDIFERIAGESSRLAHYNKRSTITSREIQTAVRLLLPGELAKHAVSEGTKAVTKYTSSK encoded by the coding sequence atgcctgagccagctaagtccgcgcccaagaagggatccaagaaagccgtgaccaagacggccgggaaaggcggcaagaagcgcagaaagtccaggaaggAGAGCTATGCTATCTACGTGtacaaggtgctgaagcaggtccaCCCTGACACTGGAATCTCCTCTAAAGCGATGGGCATCATGAACTCGTTCGTGAACGACATCTTCGAGCGCATCGCCGGTGAGTCTTCTCGTTTGGCTCACTACAACAAACGTTCTACTATCACCTCTAGGGAGATCCAGACTGCTGTGCGTCTGCTCCTTCCCGGTGAGTTGGCCAAGCACGCCGTGTCAGAGGGCACAAAGGCCGTCACCAAGTACACGAGCTCCAAGTAA
- the LOC140546626 gene encoding histone H2A-like, whose translation MSGRGKTGGKARAKAKTRSSRAGLQFPVGRVHRLLRKGNYAERVGAGAPVYLAAVLEYLTAEILELAGNAARDNKKTRIIPRHLQLAVRNDEELNKLLGGVTIAQGGVLPNIQAVLLPKKTEKTVKTKFEKKTPNSVSPTHCRPPNGKRTTSRRPMSGKRLESLKAM comes from the exons ATGAGTGGAAGAGGCAAAACCGGTGGTAAAGCTAGGGCCAAGGCTAAGACTCGTTCGTCCCGCGCCGGACTGCAGTTCCCAGTTGGCCGTGTGCACAGGCTCCTGCGTAAAGGCAACTACGCTGAGCGGGTCGGCGCCGGCGCTCCCGTCTACTTGGCCGCCGTCCTGGAGTATCTCACCGCTGAGATTCTCGAGTTGGCTGGCAACGCCGCCCGCGACAACAAGAAGACCCGTATCATCCCCCGTCACCtgcagctggctgttcgtaacgacgaggagctgaacaaactgctcgGAGGAGTCACTATCGCCCAAGGTGGTGTGCTGCCCAACATTCAGGCTGTACTGCTGCCTAAGAAGACCGAGAAGACTGTGAAGACAAA GTTTGAAAAGAAGACGCCCAATAGTGTGTCACCGACGCATTGCCGGCCGCCCAATGGGAAACGGACAACTTCAAGACGCCCAATGAGCGGCAAGCGGCTTGAAAGCTTAAAAGCCATGTGA
- the LOC140546628 gene encoding histone H3, protein MARTKQTARKSTGGKAPRKQLATKAARKSAPATGGVKKPHRYRPGTVALREIRRYQKSTELLIRKLPFQRLVREIAQDFKTDLRFQSSAVMALQEASEAYLVGLFEDTNLCAIHAKRVTIMPKDIQLARRIRGERA, encoded by the coding sequence atggcaagaaccaagcagACCGCCCGTAAGTCCACCGGTGGCAAGGCCCCGAGGAAGCAGCTCGCCACCAAGGCTGCTCGCAAGAGCGCCCCAGCCACCGGCGGCGTGAAAAAGCCTCACCGTTACAGGCCCGGCACCGTGGCTCTGAGGGAGATCCGCCGCTACCAGAAATCTACTGAGCTGCTGATCCGTAAGCTGCCCTTCCAGCGCCTAGTGCGTGAGATCGCtcaggacttcaagactgaTCTCCGCTTCCAGAGCTCCGCCGTCATGGCCCTGCAGGAGGCTAGCGAGGCGTATTTGGTGGGTCTGTTTGAAGATactaacctgtgcgctatccacgccaagagagtcaccatcatgcctaaagacatccagctggcccgccgtattcgcggagagcgcgcttaa
- the LOC140546629 gene encoding uncharacterized protein, translated as MSGRGKGGKGLGKGGAKRHRKVLRDNIQGITKPAIRRLARRGGVKRISGLIYEETRGVLKVFLENVIRDAVTYTEHAKRKTVTAMDVVYALKRQFVAPFVAVFHRLARQMRRRPFGTPVAWHASVSAVSNAASLRCPSRLLNTRWSLSETKEHFYARQVELSPIFRSTNAERKHKCETVAATRLCGIERVESTTFVRRTRLTRIMSGRGKTGGKARAKAKTRSSRAGLQFPVGRVHRLLRKGNYAERVGAGAPVYLAAVLEYLTAEILELAGNAARDNKKTRIIPRHLQLAVRNDEELNKLLGGVTIAQGGVLPNIQAVLLPKKTEKTVKTKGVEFNAMARTKQTARKSTGGKAPRKQLATKAARKSAPATGGVKKPHRYRPGTVALREIRRYQKSTELLIRKLPFQRLVREIAQDFKTDLRFQSSAVMALQEASEAYLVGLFEDTNLCAIHAKRVTIMPKDIQLARQAARMSGRGKGGKGLGKGGAKRHRKVLRDNIQGITKPAIRRLARRGGVKRISGLIYEETRGVLKVFLENVIRDAVTYTEHAKRKTVTAMDVVYALKRQGRTLYGFGG; from the exons ATGTCAGGTAGAGGAAAGGGCGGCAAAGGCCTTGGGAAAGGAGGCGCCAAGCGTCATCGTAAAGTGCTTCGcgataacatccagggtatcacaAAGCCGGCTATTCGCCGTCTGGCTCGTCGTGGTGGCGTCAAGCGTATCTCCGGTCTGATCTACGAAGAGACCCGCGGTGTGCTCAAAGTGTTCTTGGAAAACGTGATCAGAgacgcagtcacgtacactgagcatgccaaaagaaagaccgtcaccgctatggatgtggtgtacgccctgaagcgccag TTCGTGGCACCTTTTGTCGCCGTTTTCCACCGATTAGCACGCCAAATGCGCCGCCGCCCGTTCGGCACGCCGGTAGCGTGGCACGCTTCGGTGAGCGCCGTATCAAACGCGGCGTCGTTACGCTGCCCTTCCCGTCTTCTCAACACACGGTGGAGCCTCTCGGAGACGAAAGAGCATTTCTACGCTCGCCAAGTTGAGCTTTCGCCCATATTTCGCTCGACAAAcgccgagagaaaacacaagtgcgaGACCGTCGCTGCCACACGGCTGTGCGGCATCGAGCGAGTTGAGTCTACAAC CTTTGTTCGACGAACACGACTGACGCGAATCATGAGTGGAAGAGGCAAAACCGGTGGTAAAGCTAGGGCCAAGGCTAAGACTCGTTCGTCCCGCGCCGGACTGCAGTTCCCAGTTGGCCGTGTGCACAGGCTCCTGCGTAAAGGCAACTACGCTGAGCGGGTCGGCGCCGGCGCTCCCGTCTACTTGGCCGCCGTCCTGGAGTATCTCACCGCTGAGATTCTCGAGTTGGCTGGCAACGCCGCCCGCGACAACAAGAAGACCCGTATCATCCCCCGTCACCtgcagctggctgttcgtaacgacgaggagctgaacaaactgctcgGAGGAGTCACTATCGCCCAAGGTGGTGTGCTGCCCAACATTCAGGCTGTACTGCTGCCTAAGAAGACCGAGAAGACTGTGAAGACAAA AGGAGTAGAGTTCAACgcgatggcaagaaccaagcagACCGCCCGTAAGTCCACCGGTGGCAAGGCCCCGAGGAAGCAGCTCGCCACCAAGGCTGCTCGCAAGAGCGCCCCAGCCACCGGCGGCGTGAAAAAGCCTCACCGTTACAGGCCCGGCACCGTGGCTCTGAGGGAGATCCGCCGCTACCAGAAATCTACTGAGCTGCTGATCCGTAAGCTGCCCTTCCAGCGCCTAGTGCGTGAGATCGCtcaggacttcaagactgatctccgcttccagagctccgccgtcatggccctgcaggaggctagcgaggcgtacttggtgggtctgtttgaagatactaacctgtgcgctatccacgccAAGAGAGTCACCATCATGCCTAAAGACATCCAGCTGGCCCGCC AAGCAGCGAGGATGTCAGGTAGAGGAAAGGGCGGCAAAGGCCTTGGGAAAGGAGGCGCCAAGCGTCATCGTAAAGTGCTTCGcgataacatccagggtatcacaAAGCCGGCTATTCGCCGTCTGGCTCGTCGTGGTGGCGTCAAGCGTATCTCCGGTCTGATCTACGAAGAGACCCGCGGTGTGCTCAAAGTGTTCTTGGAAAACGTGATCAGAgacgcagtcacgtacactgagcatgccaaaagaaagaccgtcaccgctatggatgtggtgtacgccctgaagcgccagggacgcactctgtatggattcggaggttaa
- the LOC140546829 gene encoding histone H2B, whose product MPEPAKSAPKKGSKKAVTKTAGKGGKKRRKSRKESYAIYVYKVLKQVHPDTGISSKAMGIMNSFVNDIFERIAGESSRLAHYNKRSTITSREIQTAVRLLLPGELAKHAVSEGTKAVTKYTSSK is encoded by the coding sequence atgcctgagccagctaagtccgcgcccaagaagggatccaagaaagccgtgaccaagacggccgggaaaggcggcaagaagcgcagaaagtccaggaaggagagctatgccatctacgtgtacaaggtgctgaagcaggtccaCCCTGACACTGGAATCTCCTCTAAAGCGATGGGCATCATGAACTCGTTCGTGAACGACATCTTCGAGCGCATCGCCGGTGAGTCTTCTCGTTTGGCTCACTACAACAAACGTTCTACTATCACCTCTAGGGAGATCCAGACTGCTGTGCGTCTGCTCCTTCCCGGTGAGTTGGCCAAGCACGCCGTGTCAGAGGGCACAAAGGCCGTCACCAAGTACACGAGCTCCAAGTAA